Proteins co-encoded in one Oncorhynchus tshawytscha isolate Ot180627B linkage group LG34, Otsh_v2.0, whole genome shotgun sequence genomic window:
- the LOC112234743 gene encoding nephronectin: MGVCQPVCNKPCRNGVCVGPDKCSCSVGYKGQKCDQDVNECGLPERRCSNSCMNTQGSYRCYCDPGYYLMTDGSTCTKEPECSSARCQFGCQIDRLGEVRCLCATGLHLAADNRTCEDVDECRGTSDVCPPRRTCKNTFGSFVCVCREGFVLGTLQDSVQCRDKDECLDSTHLCSRHSQCFNTSGSYTCQCLEDYSGDGHTCWPRRASQSKTSMYLRYKLSKRTRPIQQPRRPQL; the protein is encoded by the exons ATGGGTGTCTGCCAGC CTGTGTGCAACAAGCCTTGCAGGAATGGAGTCTGTGTGGGTCCAGACAAGTGCTCCTGCTCTGTGGGATACAAGGGCCAGAAATGTGACCAAG ATGTGAATGAGTGTGGTCTCCCAGAGCGACGATGCTCCAACAGCTGTATGAACACCCAGGGTAGTTACCGGTGTTACTGCGACCCCGGATACTACCTCATGACAGATGGATCAACCTGCACCA AAGAGCCTGAGTGCTCCTCCGCACGCTGCCAGTTCGGTTGCCAGATCGACCGGTTGGGAGAGGTGCGCTGTCTGTGTGCCACCGGCCTCCACCTGGCCGCCGACAACAGGACCTGTGAAG ATGTGGACGAGTGTCGCGGGACGTCAGATGTTTGCCCTCCCCGGCGCACTTGCAAGAACACCTTTggcagctttgtgtgtgtgtgcagggaggGCTTTGTGTTGGGGACGCTCCAGGACTCAGTGCAGTGTCGAG atAAGGACGAGTGTCTGGACAGTACTCACCTGTGTAGCCGTCATTCCCAGTGTTTCAACACCTCTGGTTCCTACACCTGTCAGTGTCTGGAGGACTACTCTGGCGACGGCCACACGTGCTGGCCGAGGAGAGCCTCCCAGTCCAAGACCTCCATGTACCTCCGGTACAAACTCTCCAAAAGAACCAGGCCCATACAACAACCACGACGTCCGCAGCTCTGA